A genomic segment from Bacteroidales bacterium encodes:
- the gyrA gene encoding DNA gyrase subunit A: protein MEEQVKIIPVNIENEMKTAYIDYSMSVIVSRALPDVRDGLKPVHRRVLFGMKDLGLYSNKSPKKSARIVGEVLGKYHPHGDTSVYFAMVRLAQHWSMRYPLVEGQGNFGSVDGDSPAAMRYTEARLRKIAETTIADIDKDTVDFKLNFDDTIEEPTVLPSRIPNLLINGASGIAVGMATNMAPHNLSDTIDAVIAYINNKEIEIDDLITIIKAPDFPTGASIYGYQGVKDAYHTGRGRIVLRAKSHIETSDSGREKIIVTEIPYQVNKALLIAKVGALVNEKKIEGISFANDESDRKGMRIVFALKRDAIANVVLNQLFKYTALQTSFSVNNIALVKGRPQLLDLRDLILNFVEHRHDVVVRRTKFELKKAEERAHILEGLIIASDNIDEVIKIIRASQSPDEARESLMQRFNLSDIQSRAIVDMRLRQLTGLEQDKLRSEYAEVMELIAHLKEILENESLQMEIIKEELLEIKEKFGDERRTEIIYSSAEFNPEDFYANDEVLITISNLGYIKRTDLIEYKTQHRGGKGSKGSTTRDKDFLRHMYIANMHNWLLFFTEKGKCFWLKVYEIPEGSKTSKGRAIQNMINIEQDDNVTAYMKVISLKEEEYLNNNFIVFATKRGTIKKTPLEAFSRPRQNGINAITIREGDNLISAKLTNGSNEIMLAARNGKAIRFNETDVRSMGRTAAGVRGIRIDAKDEVIGMICVENNNEVNVLVVSENGYGKRSSIDAYRITKRGGKGVKTINITPKTGNLIAIKDVTDDDDLMIINKSGLTIRTNVDSIRVAGRATQGVRLIKLKENDSIASCAKVDRSENVNGENNENNEDSNIDSNDETYSDE, encoded by the coding sequence ATGGAAGAACAAGTAAAGATAATACCGGTTAATATTGAAAATGAAATGAAAACAGCCTACATTGATTATTCAATGTCTGTTATTGTTTCACGTGCTTTACCCGATGTAAGAGATGGTTTAAAACCGGTACACAGAAGAGTTTTATTCGGGATGAAAGATTTGGGATTATATTCAAATAAATCGCCAAAAAAATCTGCGAGAATAGTAGGAGAGGTTCTCGGTAAATATCATCCGCACGGTGATACTTCAGTATATTTTGCAATGGTAAGATTAGCACAGCATTGGTCTATGCGATATCCTTTGGTTGAAGGACAAGGTAACTTCGGCTCGGTTGACGGAGACAGTCCTGCTGCTATGCGATATACCGAAGCTCGTTTAAGAAAAATTGCTGAAACTACAATTGCTGATATTGATAAAGATACAGTTGATTTTAAATTGAATTTTGACGATACAATTGAAGAACCTACTGTATTGCCAAGCAGAATTCCAAATTTATTGATTAACGGAGCATCAGGGATTGCTGTTGGTATGGCAACAAATATGGCTCCGCATAATTTATCTGATACAATTGATGCTGTTATTGCATATATTAATAATAAAGAAATTGAAATTGATGATTTAATAACTATTATCAAAGCTCCTGATTTTCCGACCGGTGCTTCTATATACGGTTATCAAGGTGTAAAAGATGCATATCATACAGGTAGGGGGAGAATTGTTTTAAGAGCTAAATCGCATATAGAAACTTCCGACTCAGGAAGAGAAAAAATTATTGTTACAGAAATTCCTTATCAAGTTAATAAGGCTTTGTTAATTGCTAAAGTAGGAGCATTAGTTAATGAGAAAAAAATTGAAGGAATATCATTTGCCAATGATGAATCCGACAGAAAAGGAATGCGAATAGTATTTGCTTTAAAAAGAGACGCTATTGCAAATGTTGTTCTTAATCAATTATTCAAATATACTGCACTTCAAACTTCTTTCAGTGTAAATAATATTGCTCTCGTTAAAGGCAGGCCTCAATTACTTGATTTAAGAGATCTAATATTAAATTTTGTTGAACACAGGCATGATGTTGTAGTCAGGAGAACAAAATTTGAACTTAAAAAAGCTGAGGAACGTGCTCATATTCTTGAGGGCTTAATTATTGCTTCTGATAATATAGATGAAGTTATCAAAATAATCAGAGCATCTCAAAGTCCGGATGAAGCCAGAGAATCATTAATGCAACGATTTAATTTGTCTGATATTCAATCGCGTGCCATTGTAGATATGCGATTGAGACAATTAACCGGATTAGAACAAGATAAGCTTCGTTCTGAATATGCAGAAGTGATGGAACTCATCGCGCATCTGAAAGAAATTTTAGAAAACGAATCACTTCAAATGGAGATTATCAAAGAAGAATTGCTTGAAATAAAAGAAAAATTCGGTGATGAAAGAAGAACAGAAATTATATATTCTTCTGCTGAATTTAATCCTGAAGATTTCTATGCTAATGATGAAGTATTAATAACTATCTCGAATTTGGGTTATATAAAACGAACAGATCTTATAGAATATAAAACTCAACACAGGGGAGGAAAGGGCTCTAAAGGCAGTACAACTCGCGACAAAGACTTTTTAAGACATATGTATATTGCAAATATGCACAATTGGTTGTTATTCTTTACTGAAAAAGGTAAATGTTTCTGGTTGAAAGTTTATGAAATACCTGAAGGAAGTAAAACATCTAAAGGCAGGGCAATTCAGAATATGATCAATATTGAACAGGACGATAATGTTACTGCATACATGAAAGTAATAAGCCTAAAAGAAGAAGAATATTTAAACAATAATTTTATAGTTTTTGCTACTAAAAGAGGAACTATTAAAAAAACACCGCTTGAGGCATTTTCACGACCGAGGCAAAACGGTATAAATGCTATTACAATAAGGGAGGGAGATAATTTAATTTCAGCAAAACTGACTAACGGTTCTAATGAAATTATGCTTGCTGCAAGAAACGGTAAAGCTATAAGATTTAATGAAACTGATGTCAGAAGTATGGGACGAACAGCAGCCGGAGTACGCGGAATACGCATTGATGCGAAAGATGAAGTAATAGGCATGATTTGTGTCGAAAACAATAATGAAGTTAATGTTCTCGTTGTTTCTGAAAACGGATACGGAAAAAGATCTTCTATTGATGCTTACAGAATAACAAAAAGAGGCGGTAAAGGTGTTAAAACTATTAATATTACTCCAAAAACCGGTAATTTAATAGCTATTAAAGATGTTACTGATGATGATGATCTTATGATTATCAACAAATCAGGATTAACAATAAGAACAAATGTTGACAGTATCAGGGTTGCAGGGAGAGCAACACAAGGCGTTAGACTTATTAAGTTAAAAGAAAATGACAGTATTGCATCTTGTGCAAAAGTTGACAGAAGTGAAAATGTGAATGGTGAAAATAATGAAAATAATGAAGACAGTAACATTGATTCTAATGACGAAACATATAGTGATGAATAA
- a CDS encoding PDZ domain-containing protein: MKFKATLLTITLMVISYLSYSQEESRLMRFPCIHENQTVFSYAGDLYSVNSTGGTASKLTNHIGYEMFPRISPDGKYIAFTGQYDGNTEVYIINAEGGVPKRLTFTATLGRDDISDRMGPNNIVITWTPDSKYIIFRSRRHSYNSFRGQLFKVSVTGGLSEEIPLLDGGFCSYSKDGTKLAFNRVFREFRTWKYYKGGMADDIRIYDFNSQTTEKITDNPSQDIFPMWYENEIFFLSDRDRTMNLFSYDLNTKETKKHTDFSEFDIKFPSINKDKIIFENGGYLYVFDTKTKESKKISIKINNDFIYSRNKLIDAGKNIKSVNISPSGSRLTVIARGELFSVPVKKGIKRNLSNTSGIHERNSEWSPDGKNIAFISDKTGEFEIYIQDSEGNKPAVQLTKGADTYKFGIKWSPDSKKIAWTDKKMRFRIIDIKTKEITEVSKSDVWEYRDFNWSPDSKWLAFTSAEPEGVGRIYLYSLEKKEKYPATDQWFNSNSPSFSEDGKYLFFASSRSFKPTYNNIEWNISYMNMEKIYFILLSKDTKSPFAPENKEEGEAKDEDDTKKNDKKNGKKDKTKDVKDIKIDINGLFKRVVELPVKSANYGNFTFIDNKLYYFKYKSGEEDYTFNMYDFKSKKETELGENTNYDLAAGKKKMLLTKKKKYYVVDIPKAKVKLEDAVDMSDLNANINLHDEWKQIFYESWRQMRDFFYDPGMHGLNWTEMRDKYSQLLPYVNHRNDLNYIIGEMIGELNVGHAYTGGGIRPENKKIKTGLLAARFNKESSGYFKVTKILTGANWDKSLRSPFTEPGVNININDYIIEVNGISTKTTDDIYSMLTGTAGNQIELTVNSKPATKGSRKVIVIPVADEAELYYYNWVQDNIKKVNEATDGQVGYIHIPDMGPDGFNKFSKLFYPQLKKKALIIDDRGNGGGNVSPIIIERLRRENAYFGMLRNSKNPRFKPSQMHIGPKVLLMDQYSASDGDLFPAQFKHYKLGKTIGVRTWGGVVGIRGSLPFIDGGILYKPEFAPYSKDGKKWIIEGYGVDPDIVIDNDPAEAFKGKDAQLDKAIEHILEELKTFDEKIYEHPEFPDKNK; encoded by the coding sequence ATGAAATTTAAAGCAACTTTATTAACGATAACTTTAATGGTTATCAGTTATTTATCTTATTCTCAAGAAGAATCTCGATTAATGCGATTTCCTTGTATTCATGAAAATCAAACAGTATTTTCTTATGCAGGCGATTTATATTCAGTAAACTCAACCGGCGGAACAGCCTCTAAATTAACTAACCACATCGGTTATGAGATGTTTCCGAGGATTTCTCCTGATGGTAAGTATATTGCATTTACCGGACAATATGACGGTAATACCGAAGTATATATTATAAATGCAGAAGGTGGCGTACCAAAGCGTTTGACTTTTACTGCTACTTTGGGAAGAGATGATATTTCAGACAGAATGGGACCGAATAATATTGTTATAACTTGGACACCCGACAGCAAATATATTATTTTCCGTTCTCGAAGACATTCATATAATTCATTCAGAGGACAACTGTTTAAAGTTTCTGTTACCGGTGGATTATCAGAGGAAATTCCTTTATTGGACGGAGGATTCTGTTCGTATTCAAAAGACGGTACTAAATTGGCTTTTAATCGTGTTTTCAGAGAATTCAGAACATGGAAATATTATAAAGGCGGGATGGCTGATGATATAAGAATTTATGACTTTAATTCTCAAACAACTGAAAAAATTACAGATAATCCGTCTCAAGATATTTTTCCGATGTGGTATGAAAATGAAATATTTTTTCTGTCGGACAGAGACAGAACAATGAACTTATTTTCTTATGATCTGAATACAAAAGAAACCAAAAAACATACAGATTTCTCTGAATTTGATATTAAATTTCCTTCAATTAATAAAGATAAGATTATCTTTGAGAATGGTGGATATTTGTATGTATTTGATACAAAGACGAAAGAATCAAAAAAAATAAGTATCAAAATAAATAACGACTTTATTTATTCCCGAAATAAACTTATTGATGCAGGGAAAAATATTAAATCAGTTAATATTTCTCCGTCCGGCAGTCGTTTAACCGTAATTGCAAGAGGTGAGTTGTTTTCAGTTCCCGTAAAGAAGGGGATAAAAAGAAATTTGTCAAATACATCAGGTATTCACGAACGAAATTCAGAATGGTCACCTGACGGCAAAAACATTGCATTTATTTCTGATAAAACAGGAGAATTTGAGATTTACATACAAGACTCTGAAGGAAACAAACCTGCTGTTCAATTGACTAAAGGTGCAGATACTTATAAATTTGGTATTAAATGGTCACCGGACAGTAAAAAAATTGCATGGACCGATAAAAAAATGCGTTTCAGAATTATTGATATAAAAACTAAAGAGATAACAGAAGTATCAAAATCCGATGTTTGGGAATATAGAGATTTCAATTGGTCGCCCGACAGTAAATGGTTGGCATTTACATCTGCTGAACCGGAAGGTGTTGGTCGCATATACCTGTACAGCTTGGAAAAGAAGGAAAAATATCCTGCAACAGATCAATGGTTCAATTCAAACAGTCCGTCATTCAGTGAAGACGGTAAATATTTATTTTTTGCTTCATCACGAAGTTTTAAACCGACATACAATAACATTGAATGGAATATTTCATATATGAATATGGAAAAAATCTATTTTATATTACTTTCAAAAGATACAAAATCTCCCTTTGCTCCTGAAAATAAAGAAGAAGGAGAAGCAAAAGATGAAGATGATACCAAAAAAAATGATAAAAAGAACGGAAAAAAAGATAAAACAAAAGACGTAAAAGATATTAAAATTGATATTAACGGACTTTTTAAACGTGTTGTTGAGTTACCTGTCAAAAGTGCAAATTACGGTAATTTTACATTTATTGATAATAAATTGTATTATTTTAAATATAAATCCGGTGAAGAGGATTATACATTTAATATGTATGATTTTAAATCAAAAAAAGAAACTGAATTAGGGGAAAATACTAACTATGATCTTGCAGCAGGGAAGAAAAAAATGTTATTAACTAAAAAAAAGAAGTATTATGTTGTTGATATTCCTAAAGCTAAAGTTAAGCTTGAAGATGCTGTAGATATGTCTGATTTGAACGCAAATATCAATTTACATGATGAGTGGAAACAAATCTTCTATGAAAGTTGGAGACAAATGCGTGATTTTTTCTATGATCCCGGAATGCATGGTTTAAATTGGACAGAAATGAGGGATAAATATTCTCAATTATTGCCTTATGTAAATCATCGTAATGATCTGAATTACATAATTGGAGAGATGATTGGCGAATTAAATGTGGGACATGCATATACAGGTGGCGGAATAAGGCCCGAAAATAAAAAAATTAAAACAGGTTTGCTTGCTGCAAGATTTAATAAAGAATCATCCGGATATTTTAAAGTTACCAAAATCCTTACCGGTGCAAATTGGGACAAAAGCTTAAGATCACCTTTTACTGAACCCGGTGTTAATATCAATATCAATGATTATATTATTGAAGTAAACGGAATTTCAACCAAAACAACTGATGATATATATTCTATGCTGACCGGAACAGCCGGGAATCAAATTGAACTGACAGTTAATTCTAAACCTGCAACGAAAGGAAGCAGAAAAGTAATAGTTATTCCTGTTGCAGATGAAGCAGAATTATACTATTATAATTGGGTACAAGATAACATTAAAAAGGTAAATGAAGCAACAGACGGTCAAGTAGGATATATTCATATTCCGGATATGGGGCCTGACGGATTTAATAAATTCAGCAAACTTTTTTATCCGCAGTTAAAGAAGAAAGCTTTAATTATTGATGACAGAGGCAACGGCGGTGGAAATGTATCTCCAATTATTATTGAGCGCTTAAGAAGAGAAAATGCCTACTTCGGGATGTTAAGAAACTCAAAGAATCCAAGATTCAAACCTTCTCAAATGCATATTGGGCCGAAAGTGTTACTTATGGATCAATATTCAGCATCTGACGGTGATCTTTTTCCTGCACAATTTAAACATTATAAACTTGGAAAAACAATAGGTGTAAGAACATGGGGTGGAGTAGTAGGTATAAGAGGTTCATTACCTTTTATTGACGGCGGAATATTATATAAACCTGAATTTGCACCCTATTCAAAAGACGGAAAAAAATGGATAATTGAAGGCTATGGAGTTGATCCTGATATTGTTATAGATAATGACCCTGCAGAAGCATTTAAAGGAAAAGATGCACAATTAGATAAAGCTATTGAACATATATTAGAAGAACTTAAAACCTTTGATGAAAAAATTTATGAACACCCGGAATTCCCGGATAAAAATAAATAA
- a CDS encoding sodium ion-translocating decarboxylase subunit beta codes for MSGAYVTENEKLSLGIRTGYISDGILILSDGFEYKNYPGGIAGLFNFIEFSGFANVQWGHLLMILVGLLFIFLAIRYDYEPLLLVPIGIGILIGNIPMFQVADFNLKLGIYEPGSVMNILYQGVTQGWYPPLIFLGIGAMTDFSSLISNPRLMLLGAAAQIGIFVTFIGALYLGFAPPEAGAIGIIGGADGPTAIFISSKLANGMNLLTDGTTVKNLIGPIAIAAYSYMALVPVIQPPIIKLLTSKKERKIRMKPPRAVTKNEKIMFPIVGLLLTAFLSPTSLPLLGMLFFGNLLKESGVTKRLADTARTSLIDIVTILLGITVGASTQADVFLTSDSILIFVLGAASFMVATAGGVIFAKIMNWLSPKDNPINPMIGAAGVSAVPDSARVVQAEGLKEDPNNHLLMHAMAPNVSGVIGSAIAAGILLSFLM; via the coding sequence ATGTCCGGTGCCTATGTTACTGAAAATGAGAAACTGTCATTAGGAATAAGGACAGGATATATTTCAGACGGAATACTGATTCTTTCTGACGGGTTTGAGTATAAAAATTATCCCGGCGGCATTGCCGGTTTGTTTAATTTTATTGAATTTTCCGGATTTGCAAATGTTCAATGGGGGCATTTATTAATGATTTTAGTCGGTTTACTCTTTATATTTTTAGCAATTAGATATGATTATGAACCATTATTACTGGTTCCTATAGGAATAGGAATATTAATCGGAAATATACCGATGTTCCAAGTTGCCGATTTTAACTTAAAATTAGGTATTTACGAACCGGGTAGTGTAATGAATATATTATATCAAGGTGTTACGCAAGGCTGGTATCCGCCTTTGATATTCTTGGGTATTGGTGCAATGACTGATTTTTCATCACTAATTTCAAATCCAAGATTGATGCTATTAGGTGCAGCAGCACAAATTGGAATTTTTGTAACATTTATAGGGGCTTTATATCTTGGTTTTGCTCCGCCGGAAGCCGGAGCAATCGGAATTATCGGAGGTGCCGACGGTCCGACTGCAATCTTTATTTCATCGAAATTAGCAAACGGTATGAATTTGCTGACAGACGGAACGACTGTAAAAAATCTTATCGGACCCATAGCAATTGCTGCATACTCATATATGGCTTTAGTTCCGGTAATTCAACCTCCTATTATTAAGCTTCTTACATCAAAAAAGGAAAGAAAGATCAGAATGAAACCTCCAAGAGCTGTAACAAAAAATGAAAAGATAATGTTTCCGATTGTGGGACTTCTATTAACTGCATTTCTGTCTCCTACATCTTTACCTTTGTTAGGTATGTTATTCTTTGGTAATTTATTGAAAGAAAGCGGTGTTACAAAACGATTGGCAGATACTGCAAGAACTTCATTAATTGATATTGTTACAATTTTACTTGGCATAACGGTAGGAGCCTCTACTCAAGCAGATGTATTTCTTACATCTGATTCTATACTTATCTTTGTTCTTGGTGCAGCTTCGTTTATGGTAGCAACAGCAGGCGGTGTTATTTTTGCAAAGATTATGAACTGGCTGTCACCAAAAGATAATCCGATAAATCCTATGATCGGTGCAGCAGGTGTATCTGCAGTTCCTGACAGTGCCAGAGTTGTACAAGCAGAAGGGCTGAAAGAAGACCCTAATAATCATCTTTTAATGCATGCAATGGCTCCGAATGTATCGGGTGTTATCGGTTCTGCAATTGCTGCAGGTATTTTGTTGAGTTTTTTAATGTAG
- a CDS encoding biotin/lipoyl-binding protein yields MKKFKFKVRGNKYEATINNFENNIVDIDINGTNYLVEIEQEIAKAKTPKLIRSKVPVTNEDAAIKSKAGSLIKAPLPGTIIKIMFKTGDEVKVGDILLVMEAMKMENNIQVEAGGKIKSILVAEGETVLQGDILIEIE; encoded by the coding sequence ATGAAAAAATTTAAATTTAAAGTCAGAGGTAATAAATATGAAGCAACTATTAACAATTTTGAAAATAATATTGTTGATATAGATATTAACGGTACTAATTACTTAGTAGAGATTGAGCAAGAAATTGCTAAAGCTAAAACACCAAAATTAATAAGATCTAAAGTCCCCGTAACTAATGAAGATGCTGCAATAAAAAGTAAAGCAGGAAGTTTGATTAAAGCCCCCTTGCCCGGAACCATAATTAAGATAATGTTCAAAACAGGTGATGAAGTGAAAGTTGGTGATATATTATTGGTTATGGAAGCTATGAAGATGGAAAATAATATTCAAGTTGAAGCAGGCGGAAAAATTAAATCCATTTTGGTAGCAGAAGGTGAGACTGTACTTCAAGGTGATATTTTAATTGAAATTGAATAA
- a CDS encoding OadG family protein, whose amino-acid sequence MDIDTSNYTIAIVGYVIVFLALLALYIVFSSIPKLLKLSFKIKIRKKNKEEFIDKFPEFLSGQENAAIATAIYLYFCQLHDEESTKMTIKKVKKDYSPWSSKIHGINKFQR is encoded by the coding sequence ATGGATATAGATACTTCAAATTATACAATAGCAATCGTTGGATATGTAATCGTTTTTTTAGCTCTTTTAGCTCTTTATATCGTATTTTCAAGCATTCCGAAATTGTTAAAACTTTCTTTTAAAATAAAAATCAGAAAGAAAAATAAAGAGGAATTTATTGATAAATTCCCTGAATTTTTATCAGGTCAGGAGAATGCCGCAATTGCCACAGCCATTTATTTGTATTTCTGTCAGTTACATGATGAAGAAAGCACAAAAATGACAATTAAAAAAGTTAAAAAGGATTATTCACCTTGGAGTTCAAAAATACATGGTATTAATAAATTCCAACGATAA
- a CDS encoding acyl-CoA carboxylase subunit beta — MSRQEEIQKLINLREEARLAGGEKRIEKQHSQGKYTARERIDMILDEGSFEEFDMFVKHRCKDFGLEKQQYLGDGVITGHGTIDGRIVYIFSQDFTVFGGSLSETYAQKICKVMDQAMKVGAPVIGVNDSGGARIQEGVMSLAGYAEIFQRNIMASGVIPQISAIFGPCAGGAVYSPALTDVVIMSDKTSYMFVTGPKVAKTVTGEDITTEDLGGATVHATKSGVAHFRADDEDEGMMLIRKTLEYLPQNNLEDPIQTECKDPIDRKEDILNEIIPENPNKPYNVKDVIYTIADAGEFLEFHRHYAKNIVVGFVKFDGRPVGVVANQPNFLAGVLDIEASRKAARFVRFCDSFNVPILTLVDVPGFLPGSAQEYGGIIAHGAKLLFAYGEATVPKVTVTLRKSYGGAHDVMSSKQLRSDINYAWPSAEIAVMGAEGAVEILEGRKIRSIEDEEERAKYIAEKEKEYKDKFANPYVAAQYGFIDDVIEPRNTRFRIIRAFKTLETKKLSNPPKKHSNIPL; from the coding sequence ATGTCTCGTCAAGAAGAAATACAAAAATTAATTAATCTGCGTGAAGAAGCACGTCTTGCCGGCGGAGAAAAACGTATTGAAAAACAACACAGTCAGGGAAAATATACGGCTCGTGAACGTATTGATATGATATTAGATGAAGGTAGTTTTGAAGAATTTGATATGTTTGTAAAACACAGATGCAAAGACTTCGGACTTGAAAAGCAACAATATCTTGGTGATGGTGTTATAACCGGACACGGTACGATAGACGGCAGAATTGTGTATATTTTTTCCCAAGATTTTACTGTATTCGGAGGTTCATTATCTGAAACATATGCTCAGAAGATATGCAAAGTTATGGACCAAGCAATGAAAGTCGGAGCTCCTGTTATTGGTGTTAACGACAGTGGTGGTGCGAGAATACAGGAAGGGGTGATGAGTCTTGCAGGATATGCTGAAATTTTCCAAAGAAATATTATGGCTTCAGGTGTGATTCCTCAAATATCTGCAATATTCGGTCCGTGTGCAGGTGGTGCTGTTTATTCTCCTGCTTTAACAGATGTTGTTATTATGAGTGATAAAACAAGTTATATGTTTGTTACAGGGCCTAAAGTTGCTAAAACTGTTACGGGTGAAGATATTACAACAGAAGATCTCGGAGGAGCAACTGTTCATGCAACAAAATCAGGTGTAGCACACTTTAGAGCTGATGATGAAGATGAAGGTATGATGCTGATTAGGAAAACATTAGAGTATTTACCTCAAAATAATCTTGAGGATCCCATACAAACTGAATGTAAAGATCCGATCGACAGAAAAGAAGATATACTTAATGAAATTATTCCGGAAAATCCTAATAAACCATACAATGTTAAAGATGTTATATATACCATTGCTGATGCCGGAGAATTTTTGGAGTTTCACAGACATTATGCTAAAAATATTGTAGTTGGATTTGTGAAATTTGACGGACGTCCTGTAGGAGTTGTTGCAAATCAGCCTAATTTTCTCGCCGGAGTACTTGATATTGAAGCTTCAAGAAAAGCTGCAAGATTTGTCAGATTTTGTGACAGTTTTAATGTTCCGATTTTAACATTAGTTGATGTTCCCGGGTTTTTACCCGGAAGCGCTCAAGAATACGGAGGAATTATTGCTCACGGTGCAAAGTTATTATTTGCATATGGTGAAGCTACTGTTCCAAAGGTTACTGTTACATTAAGAAAATCATACGGTGGTGCTCATGATGTAATGAGCAGCAAACAATTAAGAAGCGATATAAATTACGCTTGGCCGTCGGCAGAAATTGCAGTAATGGGTGCAGAAGGTGCAGTTGAGATTTTGGAAGGAAGAAAGATAAGAAGTATTGAAGATGAAGAAGAAAGAGCAAAATATATCGCTGAGAAAGAAAAAGAATATAAAGATAAGTTTGCAAACCCATATGTTGCAGCACAATACGGTTTTATTGACGATGTTATTGAACCGAGAAATACCAGGTTCAGAATTATACGAGCTTTTAAAACTCTGGAAACTAAAAAATTAAGTAATCCTCCAAAAAAACATTCTAATATACCGTTATAA
- a CDS encoding four helix bundle protein, whose translation MEKRKFDLEDRLIDFAIRISEVAESLPNTPLGKQINGQMVRSGTSPALNYGEAQSSESTKDFIHKIKIVLKELRETLVCLKIIIRKPLITPESKLSPIIKENNELIAIFMKSVETASKNIKKKK comes from the coding sequence ATGGAAAAGAGAAAGTTTGATTTAGAAGACAGATTAATTGATTTTGCTATAAGAATTAGTGAAGTTGCGGAATCATTACCAAATACTCCGTTAGGAAAACAAATAAACGGTCAAATGGTCAGAAGCGGAACATCACCTGCACTTAACTACGGTGAAGCACAAAGTTCTGAATCTACAAAAGACTTTATTCATAAGATTAAAATTGTGCTGAAAGAATTAAGAGAAACATTAGTTTGTTTAAAAATAATTATTAGAAAACCGTTAATTACACCTGAAAGTAAATTAAGCCCGATTATCAAAGAAAACAATGAACTCATTGCAATATTTATGAAAAGTGTAGAAACAGCATCAAAAAATATTAAAAAGAAGAAATGA
- the mce gene encoding methylmalonyl-CoA epimerase — protein sequence MNLTHIEHIGIAVKSIDEAKSYYEDVLGLECYAIEEVEDQKVKTAFFKIGQTKIELLEATSDESPVAKFIEKKGQGIHHIAFAVDDVNKSLKEAETKGVKLIDKEKRKGAEGLNIGFLHPKFTLGVLTEFCEKQ from the coding sequence ATGAACTTAACACACATAGAACATATCGGTATTGCAGTAAAAAGCATTGATGAAGCCAAGTCTTATTATGAAGACGTGCTGGGTTTAGAATGCTATGCAATTGAAGAAGTTGAAGACCAAAAAGTAAAAACAGCTTTTTTTAAAATCGGGCAAACAAAAATCGAATTGTTGGAAGCAACTTCTGATGAAAGCCCCGTAGCTAAATTTATCGAAAAAAAAGGGCAGGGGATACACCATATTGCCTTTGCTGTTGATGATGTGAATAAATCTCTGAAAGAAGCTGAAACAAAAGGAGTTAAGCTAATTGATAAAGAAAAAAGAAAAGGTGCAGAAGGACTGAATATTGGTTTTTTACATCCGAAATTTACTTTGGGAGTTTTAACCGAATTTTGTGAAAAACAATAA